In Pseudomonas poae, a single genomic region encodes these proteins:
- a CDS encoding putative 2-aminoethylphosphonate ABC transporter ATP-binding protein, which produces MNTVLTQPGAPMKVRGVQKRFGAFTALDNVSLDVAAGELVCLLGPSGCGKTTLLRCIAGLERQDSGELYLGERDVSLLPPQARDYGILFQSYALFPNLTVEANIGYGLTGSGRDEVRKRVGQMLELVGLVGSEKKYPGQLSGGQQQRVALARALAPAPSLLLLDEPMSALDARVREHLCTELRQLQRRLGITTLMVTHNQDEAMLMADRIAVMNNGKVEQYATPQEIYDRPATPFVAEFVGQGNWLPFSRNSASHAQVGGMNMRLAEDAGVAKSGRLFCRPEAISVNPPVHEENLFPAKVREITFLGNRCRMSFELEQLPGHPLLAELAPEAMPRLGAQDIWVALPPRSLQVFA; this is translated from the coding sequence ATGAACACAGTCCTGACCCAGCCCGGCGCGCCAATGAAGGTGCGCGGTGTCCAGAAACGCTTCGGCGCCTTTACTGCGCTGGACAACGTCTCCCTGGACGTCGCTGCCGGCGAGTTGGTGTGCCTGCTGGGCCCGTCCGGCTGCGGCAAGACCACCTTGTTGCGTTGCATCGCTGGCCTGGAGCGCCAGGACAGCGGTGAACTTTACCTGGGCGAGCGTGACGTTTCCCTGCTGCCTCCCCAAGCGCGCGACTACGGCATTCTGTTCCAGTCCTACGCGCTGTTTCCCAACCTGACGGTAGAGGCGAACATCGGCTACGGCCTCACCGGCAGTGGCCGCGATGAAGTGCGCAAGCGCGTTGGGCAGATGCTCGAGCTGGTAGGCCTGGTGGGCAGCGAAAAGAAATACCCCGGCCAACTCTCTGGTGGCCAGCAACAACGCGTGGCGCTGGCCCGTGCGCTGGCGCCGGCGCCTTCTTTGCTGTTGCTGGATGAGCCGATGTCCGCCCTTGATGCCCGCGTTCGTGAGCATCTGTGCACCGAGCTGCGCCAACTGCAACGCCGCCTGGGCATCACCACATTGATGGTCACCCACAACCAGGACGAAGCCATGTTGATGGCCGACCGCATCGCCGTGATGAACAACGGCAAGGTCGAGCAATACGCCACGCCCCAGGAAATCTACGACCGCCCGGCCACACCGTTCGTGGCGGAGTTTGTCGGCCAGGGCAACTGGCTGCCGTTCAGCCGTAACAGCGCCAGCCACGCCCAGGTCGGCGGGATGAACATGCGCCTGGCCGAGGATGCTGGCGTGGCCAAGTCCGGTCGCTTGTTCTGCCGCCCGGAAGCCATCAGCGTCAACCCGCCGGTGCATGAAGAAAACCTGTTCCCGGCCAAAGTCCGCGAGATCACCTTTCTCGGCAACCGTTGCCGCATGAGCTTCGAACTGGAGCAATTGCCCGGCCACCCGCTGCTGGCCGAGCTGGCTCCGGAGGCCATGCCGCGCCTGGGTGCCCAAGACATCTGGGTCGCCTTGCCGCCGCGCAGCCTGCAGGTGTTTGCCTGA
- a CDS encoding haloacid dehalogenase-like hydrolase, with amino-acid sequence MKLAPKLLAAAFCLGLVSQAFAATELKHWPAPAAKQLNEMIAANANKGNFAVFDMDNTSYRYDLEESLLPYLENKGLITRDSMDPSLKLIPFKDTADHKESLFSYYYRLCEVDDMVCYPWVAQIFSGFTLKELKGYVDELMASGKAVPVTYYEGDVVKNSEVQPPKVFTGQAELYNKLMENGIEVYVMTAASEELVRMVAADPKYGYNVKPENVIGVSTLLKDRKTGELTTARKQIAAGKYDEKANLGLELTPYLWTPATWMAGKHAAILTYIDEWKKPVIVGGDTPSSDGYMLFHDVDVAKGGIHLWVNRKDKYMTQLNGMMAKHAAAQAKEGLPVTADKNWVIVKPEEIQ; translated from the coding sequence ATGAAGCTCGCGCCAAAACTGCTTGCCGCCGCCTTCTGCCTTGGCCTTGTCAGCCAGGCATTCGCCGCCACCGAGTTGAAACACTGGCCGGCGCCTGCCGCCAAGCAACTGAACGAAATGATCGCCGCCAACGCCAACAAGGGTAACTTCGCGGTGTTCGACATGGACAACACCAGCTACCGCTACGACCTCGAAGAGTCCTTGCTGCCCTACCTGGAAAACAAGGGCCTGATCACCCGCGACAGCATGGACCCGTCCCTCAAGCTGATCCCGTTCAAAGACACCGCCGACCACAAGGAAAGCCTGTTCAGCTACTACTATCGCCTCTGCGAAGTCGACGACATGGTCTGCTACCCGTGGGTTGCGCAGATTTTTTCCGGCTTCACCCTCAAGGAACTCAAGGGCTACGTGGATGAGCTGATGGCCTCCGGCAAGGCCGTGCCCGTCACCTATTACGAAGGCGACGTGGTGAAGAACTCCGAGGTGCAGCCGCCGAAGGTCTTCACCGGCCAGGCCGAGCTGTACAACAAGTTGATGGAAAACGGCATCGAGGTGTACGTGATGACCGCCGCCTCGGAAGAGCTGGTGCGCATGGTCGCCGCCGATCCGAAGTACGGCTACAACGTCAAACCCGAGAACGTCATCGGTGTGAGCACGTTGCTCAAGGACCGCAAGACCGGCGAGCTGACCACCGCGCGCAAACAAATCGCCGCTGGAAAATATGACGAGAAGGCCAACCTCGGCCTGGAACTCACGCCTTACTTGTGGACCCCGGCAACCTGGATGGCCGGTAAGCATGCTGCGATCCTCACTTATATCGACGAGTGGAAGAAGCCGGTGATCGTCGGCGGGGATACGCCCAGCAGCGACGGCTACATGCTGTTCCATGATGTGGACGTGGCAAAGGGTGGCATCCATTTGTGGGTCAACCGCAAGGACAAATACATGACCCAACTGAACGGCATGATGGCCAAGCATGCAGCGGCGCAGGCCAAGGAAGGGTTGCCGGTGACTGCCGATAAGAACTGGGTGATTGTGAAGCCGGAGGAGATTCAGTAA
- a CDS encoding MFS transporter, translating into MSISAATPNKSSFIVLLMTMTLLAVFPLDVVLPSFPALANHFGHTPSEIAQSVSIFAIGLAVSLLLIGPLSDMFGRKKLLLAGIALSAVGAAGCLLAPNFSWFIGFRVLQAVGCGAFALSQALIQDVFAGRELERIRIWMTTAGGIFISSSPLMGTWLQIYGGWQASFYVFIALAMVVWFWSVRLMHDSRSSHRPSKQQFFSGYWLLFSDIRFVGYWLISALAFACHFSFIVMSPLIFMEHLNLSEYQFAWALLLYGAAYVFGGMVAGILHRTMDADRQINTGLLLIAVSGLVMLWLAWQFGLSAATVLVPMLICTTGTTICRPIANSKAMTLYPQLAGTSTSAGSLLIFMCGGLISLVINLATENLTTALALCFLILSALGLSLNALIKLRPHVL; encoded by the coding sequence ATGTCTATTAGCGCAGCCACACCAAACAAGTCATCTTTCATCGTGCTGTTGATGACCATGACACTGCTAGCCGTCTTCCCCCTGGATGTCGTTCTTCCGTCATTCCCCGCCCTCGCCAACCATTTTGGCCATACACCCTCTGAAATCGCCCAGTCCGTCAGTATTTTCGCCATCGGCCTCGCCGTCTCGTTGCTGCTGATAGGTCCGCTGTCGGATATGTTCGGTCGCAAGAAGCTGCTGCTGGCGGGTATTGCGTTGTCGGCCGTGGGAGCAGCAGGTTGTTTGCTGGCACCGAATTTCAGCTGGTTTATCGGCTTTCGCGTACTTCAGGCCGTGGGTTGTGGAGCGTTTGCCCTGTCTCAGGCACTGATACAGGATGTGTTCGCAGGGCGGGAACTGGAGCGAATAAGAATCTGGATGACCACCGCCGGTGGAATTTTCATCTCAAGCTCGCCGCTGATGGGCACCTGGCTGCAGATATACGGCGGCTGGCAGGCGAGTTTCTATGTCTTCATCGCCCTGGCAATGGTGGTCTGGTTCTGGTCCGTACGCCTGATGCACGATTCACGCAGCAGCCACCGCCCGTCCAAACAACAGTTTTTCAGTGGCTATTGGCTGCTGTTTTCCGACATCCGATTCGTTGGTTACTGGTTGATTTCGGCCCTGGCGTTTGCCTGCCATTTCTCGTTTATCGTGATGTCACCGTTGATCTTCATGGAGCACCTGAACCTGTCGGAGTATCAATTCGCCTGGGCGTTGCTGCTGTACGGCGCGGCCTATGTATTTGGCGGAATGGTTGCCGGTATCCTGCATCGCACCATGGACGCAGACCGGCAGATCAATACCGGCCTGTTGCTGATCGCCGTTTCGGGCTTGGTCATGCTCTGGCTGGCCTGGCAGTTCGGGCTGTCCGCCGCCACAGTGCTGGTGCCGATGTTGATCTGCACAACTGGCACCACCATCTGCCGCCCCATCGCCAACTCCAAGGCGATGACCCTTTACCCGCAGCTCGCCGGCACGTCGACCTCAGCTGGCAGCTTGCTGATTTTCATGTGCGGCGGGCTGATCAGCCTGGTGATCAACCTGGCTACCGAAAACCTGACCACCGCCCTCGCCCTGTGCTTTCTAATCCTGAGTGCCCTCGGCCTCAGCTTGAATGCGCTGATCAAGCTGCGCCCACACGTCCTGTAG
- a CDS encoding DUF3482 domain-containing protein has product MTKPLKLAVVGHTNVGKTSLLRTLTRDVGFGEVSHRPSTTRHVEGARLSVDGEALLELYDTPGLEDAIALLDYLERLDRPGERLDGPARLARFLEGSEARQRFEQEAKVLRQLLASDAGLYVIDAREPVLAKYRDELQVLASCGKPLLPVLNFVSSSDHREPDWREALARLGLHALVRFDSVAPPEDGERRLYESLALLLESARPQLERLILDQEAQRQARQQSAARLIAELLIDCAACRRSVVTEDEQHAIGELRKAVRQREQKCVEALLKLFGFRPQDAAASDLPLLDGRWGDDLFNPETLKQLGVRVGGGIAAGAAAGAGVDLLVGGLTLGAAALAGAIAGGALQTARSYGSRLLGKIKGQRELTVDDSVLRLLALRQRQLLKALNLRGHAAMHSIKVDTPQDKTWREGKLPDALHKARAHPQWSSLNPHAKLSQAERQEQVEALAQRLDET; this is encoded by the coding sequence ATGACTAAACCGCTGAAACTCGCCGTGGTCGGCCACACCAATGTCGGCAAGACCTCCCTGCTGCGCACCCTGACCCGCGACGTGGGCTTCGGCGAGGTCTCCCATCGCCCCAGCACCACGCGGCATGTCGAAGGTGCGCGCTTGTCGGTGGATGGCGAAGCGCTGTTGGAGTTGTACGACACGCCCGGCCTGGAAGATGCCATCGCCCTGCTCGATTACCTGGAGCGTCTGGACCGCCCTGGCGAACGCCTCGACGGCCCGGCCCGCCTGGCGCGCTTCCTCGAAGGTAGCGAAGCACGCCAGCGTTTCGAGCAGGAGGCCAAGGTGCTGCGCCAGTTGCTGGCCTCCGACGCCGGCCTGTATGTGATCGACGCCCGCGAACCGGTGCTGGCCAAGTACCGTGACGAGCTGCAAGTGCTGGCCAGTTGCGGCAAGCCGTTGCTGCCGGTGCTCAACTTCGTGAGCAGCAGCGACCACCGCGAGCCGGACTGGCGTGAAGCCCTGGCCCGCCTGGGCCTGCACGCGCTGGTACGCTTCGACAGCGTGGCGCCGCCGGAAGATGGCGAACGGCGCCTCTATGAAAGCCTCGCCCTGCTGCTGGAAAGCGCGCGTCCGCAGTTGGAGCGGCTGATTCTCGACCAGGAAGCTCAGCGCCAAGCCCGCCAGCAAAGCGCCGCCCGCTTGATTGCCGAGCTGCTGATCGACTGCGCCGCGTGCCGCCGCAGCGTAGTCACCGAGGACGAACAACACGCCATCGGCGAACTGCGCAAGGCCGTGCGCCAGCGCGAACAAAAATGCGTGGAAGCGCTGCTCAAACTGTTCGGCTTCCGCCCACAAGACGCTGCCGCCAGCGACCTGCCATTGTTGGACGGCCGCTGGGGCGATGACCTGTTCAACCCCGAGACGCTAAAGCAACTCGGCGTGCGTGTCGGCGGCGGGATCGCCGCTGGCGCAGCTGCCGGTGCGGGTGTGGACCTATTGGTCGGCGGCTTAACGCTGGGCGCCGCCGCCCTGGCTGGTGCGATTGCCGGTGGCGCGCTGCAAACCGCACGCAGCTACGGCAGCCGTCTGCTGGGCAAGATCAAAGGCCAGCGTGAGCTGACCGTGGATGACAGCGTGCTGCGCCTGCTCGCCCTGCGCCAACGCCAGCTGCTCAAGGCCCTGAACCTGCGCGGCCACGCGGCGATGCACAGCATCAAGGTCGACACGCCCCAAGACAAAACCTGGCGCGAAGGCAAATTGCCGGACGCGCTGCACAAAGCCCGTGCTCACCCGCAGTGGTCGTCCCTCAATCCCCACGCCAAACTGAGCCAGGCCGAACGTCAGGAACAAGTCGAAGCGCTGGCTCAGCGCCTCGACGAAACCTAA
- a CDS encoding RNA polymerase sigma factor codes for MLSWNSQIARLFAEQKKALEAFVTRRTGSAQVAADLTQESFLRLARLDSGEKIDNLPAFLFTIASNLVRDHQRQAIRRERLDAGEPSEELPCTNPGADEQLAAYQQEQLMQDAILALPEATRQIFLLYHVDELSYREIGERLSITPRSVEYQLRRALIECRAYIKTRLACDTQGRRS; via the coding sequence GTGCTCTCCTGGAATTCGCAGATCGCGCGCCTGTTCGCGGAGCAGAAAAAAGCCCTCGAAGCCTTCGTCACCCGACGCACGGGCAGCGCCCAGGTGGCTGCTGACCTGACCCAGGAATCGTTCCTGCGTCTGGCGCGCCTGGATTCGGGCGAGAAGATCGATAACCTCCCAGCCTTTCTCTTCACCATCGCCAGCAACCTGGTGCGCGATCATCAGCGCCAGGCCATCCGCCGCGAGCGCCTCGATGCTGGCGAACCCAGCGAAGAACTGCCGTGCACCAACCCTGGTGCCGACGAACAATTGGCCGCCTACCAGCAGGAACAACTGATGCAGGACGCAATCCTGGCGTTGCCCGAAGCGACTCGGCAGATCTTCCTGCTCTATCATGTCGACGAACTTTCCTACCGCGAGATTGGCGAGCGTCTGTCCATCACCCCGCGCAGTGTGGAATACCAATTGCGTCGCGCCTTGATTGAATGCCGCGCCTACATTAAGACGCGGCTCGCCTGCGACACACAAGGACGTCGGTCATGA
- a CDS encoding TIGR03364 family FAD-dependent oxidoreductase — MTQQNDLLIVGAGILGLSHAYAAAKRGLKVKVFERSATPLGASVRNFGQALVTGQPPGAMLDLARESRDIWGHWAQVAGLQLKRNGSYLFARTEAEEHLLEAFCADRAQAHGYNVELLQGAAMKDLYGGQFRHHRAALHGQDDQQLYSREAIPALIHYLSQELNVEFHFSTLVRDVEPGQLHSTAGSFRAEQIIVCSGHDYQTLLAGAMAELNPSICRLQMLRARPAVNLNLQHALLTGLSCVHYGAFADLPEAAAVQAQILRDAPHMHEHGIHLLISPTPHGELIIGDSHDYGSDASPFNAERVDDWMIELAEQTLGCKIQVVERWQGVYGSRGPGPFSFLRAAPGVSAALMHTGVGMSVGPALAERNISTLWGAV, encoded by the coding sequence ATGACACAACAAAATGATCTGCTGATCGTGGGCGCCGGCATCCTCGGCCTGTCCCACGCCTACGCCGCCGCCAAACGCGGCCTCAAGGTCAAGGTCTTCGAACGCAGCGCCACGCCGCTGGGCGCTTCGGTGCGTAACTTCGGCCAGGCCCTGGTTACCGGCCAACCGCCGGGCGCGATGCTCGACCTGGCGCGGGAAAGCCGCGATATCTGGGGCCATTGGGCCCAGGTCGCTGGCCTGCAACTCAAACGTAACGGCTCATACCTGTTCGCCCGCACCGAAGCTGAAGAGCATCTGCTGGAAGCCTTCTGCGCCGATCGTGCCCAGGCGCACGGCTACAACGTGGAGTTGCTGCAGGGCGCAGCCATGAAGGACTTGTACGGCGGTCAGTTCCGCCATCATCGCGCTGCGTTGCATGGCCAGGATGACCAGCAACTGTATTCGCGGGAAGCGATCCCGGCGTTGATCCACTACCTCAGCCAGGAATTGAACGTGGAGTTTCACTTCTCCACTCTGGTGCGCGACGTCGAACCCGGCCAGCTTCACAGCACAGCAGGCAGCTTTCGCGCAGAGCAAATCATCGTGTGCTCAGGCCACGACTACCAAACCCTGCTGGCCGGCGCGATGGCCGAGCTCAACCCGAGCATCTGCCGCCTGCAAATGTTGCGTGCCCGGCCCGCGGTCAATCTCAACCTGCAACACGCCTTGCTCACCGGCCTGAGTTGCGTGCACTACGGCGCCTTCGCCGATCTGCCCGAGGCTGCGGCGGTGCAGGCGCAGATCCTGCGCGACGCACCGCACATGCATGAACACGGCATCCACCTGTTGATCAGCCCTACGCCCCATGGCGAACTGATCATCGGCGACTCCCATGACTACGGCAGCGATGCCTCGCCGTTCAATGCCGAGCGGGTGGATGACTGGATGATCGAGTTGGCCGAGCAGACCCTGGGCTGCAAGATCCAAGTGGTGGAGCGTTGGCAGGGTGTGTACGGCTCACGCGGGCCGGGGCCGTTCTCGTTCCTGCGCGCCGCACCGGGAGTGAGTGCGGCGTTGATGCACACGGGTGTAGGCATGAGCGTTGGGCCAGCGCTGGCCGAGCGCAACATCAGCACTTTGTGGGGAGCCGTGTGA
- a CDS encoding FecR family protein, translated as MTATPTADELFEEASGWYFRLQAEDVTPAEMENFAAWLGQGQAQDDAWQEVQALLGGLREPARVVRRAEQAAWRKPARRWACAAAVLLAVGLTVQNTPWLDRLRADYATGTGESRTVELADGSQLQLNTDSAIQVRMSGGERQIRLLRGEGFFSVTKDPTRPFVVQSGDGWVKVVGTQFSVARRDAQTRVQVAQGKVQVSAGSGTPVYLEPGLAVEYQDQHLADVHGFDPASGFAWRQRQLVFRQQPLSEVVSELNRYWPGKTLVLGDALRNRVVSGVFEIDKPDAVIKALEYTLNLHAEHYTPYLLVLREGKAS; from the coding sequence ATGACCGCCACCCCCACTGCCGACGAATTGTTCGAAGAAGCGTCCGGTTGGTACTTCCGCCTGCAGGCCGAGGACGTCACCCCAGCCGAAATGGAAAACTTTGCCGCCTGGCTCGGCCAAGGCCAGGCCCAGGATGATGCCTGGCAGGAGGTGCAGGCGCTGCTCGGCGGCTTGCGTGAGCCGGCCCGGGTGGTGCGCCGTGCCGAACAGGCCGCCTGGCGCAAACCTGCGCGACGTTGGGCATGCGCCGCCGCCGTGTTGCTGGCGGTAGGGCTGACCGTACAAAACACCCCTTGGCTGGACCGCCTGCGTGCGGACTACGCCACCGGCACCGGCGAATCTCGTACCGTTGAATTGGCGGACGGCTCCCAGTTACAACTCAATACCGACAGCGCGATTCAAGTGCGTATGAGCGGCGGTGAGCGTCAGATTCGTCTGCTGCGCGGCGAAGGTTTTTTCAGCGTGACCAAAGACCCGACGCGGCCGTTCGTGGTGCAGTCCGGCGATGGCTGGGTCAAGGTGGTCGGCACCCAATTCAGCGTGGCTCGGCGTGATGCGCAGACGCGAGTGCAAGTGGCCCAAGGCAAGGTGCAGGTGAGTGCCGGCAGCGGCACACCGGTGTACCTGGAACCTGGGCTGGCAGTGGAATATCAGGACCAACACCTGGCCGATGTCCACGGTTTCGACCCGGCCAGCGGTTTTGCCTGGCGTCAACGGCAATTGGTGTTTCGCCAGCAGCCGCTGTCGGAAGTGGTCAGCGAGCTGAACCGCTACTGGCCCGGAAAAACGTTGGTACTGGGGGATGCGTTGCGTAACCGCGTGGTGTCCGGCGTGTTCGAGATCGACAAGCCCGACGCAGTAATCAAGGCGTTGGAGTACACCCTCAACCTGCACGCCGAGCACTACACCCCGTATTTGCTGGTGTTGCGCGAAGGCAAAGCATCCTGA
- a CDS encoding HD domain-containing protein — MNPEQAIADVFGLYEQHGAADYIGEPVSQIEHMSQAAQRAMAEGFDDEVVLAAFFHDIGHLCGQGGDNMGGYGVVSHERLGADYLRRAGFSERMAKLVEYHLQAKRYLTFSQPDYYARLSEASRRTLGYQGGVMSAEEAQAFEQDPLCAVSLRMRHWDEQAKEMHVPVLDLEVLKAKARQMLAA; from the coding sequence ATGAACCCGGAACAGGCAATTGCCGACGTGTTCGGCTTGTACGAGCAACACGGCGCGGCGGATTACATCGGCGAGCCGGTGTCGCAGATCGAGCATATGTCCCAGGCCGCGCAACGGGCGATGGCCGAGGGCTTTGACGATGAAGTGGTGCTGGCGGCGTTTTTCCACGACATCGGGCACCTCTGCGGGCAGGGCGGCGACAATATGGGCGGCTACGGTGTCGTCAGCCATGAACGGCTGGGGGCGGATTATCTACGTCGCGCAGGCTTCAGCGAGCGCATGGCCAAGCTGGTGGAGTACCACTTGCAGGCCAAGCGTTACCTGACGTTCAGCCAGCCGGACTATTACGCCCGGTTGAGCGAAGCCAGTCGTCGCACCCTGGGTTACCAGGGCGGCGTGATGAGTGCCGAAGAAGCGCAGGCGTTTGAGCAGGACCCGCTCTGCGCAGTCAGCCTGCGCATGCGTCATTGGGACGAGCAAGCCAAGGAAATGCACGTGCCGGTACTCGACCTTGAAGTACTCAAGGCTAAGGCCCGGCAGATGCTGGCCGCTTAG
- a CDS encoding putative 2-aminoethylphosphonate ABC transporter substrate-binding protein, with translation MFKPLALVAAVLSAFSLNAFAKTDLTVYTALEAEQLKTYKQAFEKANPDIEIKWVRDSTGIITAKLLAEKDRPQADAVWGLAASSLAILDQQGMLDNYAPKDLDKIGKNYRDPANPPAWVGMDVWAATICFNTVEAEKQGLTKPVSWQDLTKPEYKGKIVMPNPASSGTGFLDVSAWLQTYGEKQGWQYMDDLHQNIGQYVHSGSKPCKLAASGEFPIGISFEYPAVQLKRQGAPLDIILPKEGLGWDIEATAVMKGTAHADAAKKLADFSASPAAMELYKDNFAVLAQPGIAKPQTELPADYEQRLIKNDFAWASKNRDSILTEWRKRYDGKSEKVAGQ, from the coding sequence ATGTTCAAGCCCCTGGCGCTGGTCGCTGCCGTACTGTCTGCATTCAGCCTGAATGCCTTCGCCAAGACCGATCTCACGGTGTACACGGCCCTCGAAGCCGAGCAGTTGAAGACCTACAAGCAAGCATTCGAAAAGGCCAACCCCGACATCGAGATCAAGTGGGTGCGTGACTCCACCGGGATCATCACCGCCAAGCTTCTGGCCGAGAAAGACCGTCCGCAGGCCGATGCCGTTTGGGGCCTGGCTGCCTCCAGCCTGGCGATCCTGGACCAGCAGGGCATGCTGGATAACTACGCGCCGAAGGACCTGGACAAGATCGGCAAGAACTACCGTGACCCTGCCAACCCACCGGCCTGGGTCGGCATGGACGTATGGGCCGCGACCATCTGCTTCAACACCGTCGAAGCCGAAAAGCAGGGCCTGACCAAGCCGGTGAGCTGGCAGGACCTGACCAAGCCTGAGTACAAGGGCAAGATCGTGATGCCTAACCCGGCCTCGTCCGGCACGGGCTTCCTGGACGTGAGCGCCTGGCTGCAAACCTACGGCGAGAAGCAGGGCTGGCAGTACATGGACGACCTGCACCAGAACATCGGCCAGTACGTTCACTCCGGTTCCAAGCCGTGCAAGCTGGCGGCGTCCGGCGAGTTCCCGATTGGGATTTCGTTTGAATACCCGGCAGTGCAGTTGAAACGCCAGGGTGCGCCGCTGGACATCATCCTGCCCAAAGAAGGCCTGGGTTGGGACATTGAAGCGACGGCTGTGATGAAGGGCACTGCCCATGCGGACGCCGCGAAGAAGCTGGCCGACTTCTCCGCCAGCCCCGCTGCGATGGAGTTGTACAAGGACAACTTCGCCGTACTCGCCCAGCCGGGGATTGCCAAGCCGCAGACCGAATTGCCGGCGGACTATGAGCAACGGTTGATCAAGAACGACTTTGCCTGGGCGTCGAAGAACCGCGACAGCATCCTCACCGAATGGCGCAAGCGCTATGACGGGAAGTCGGAAAAGGTAGCCGGTCAGTAA
- a CDS encoding dihydrofolate reductase encodes MTPGSGLWYSRRHEKTLPLSLIAALGENRVIGVDNSMPWHLPGDFKYFKATTLGKPIIMGRKTWDSLGRPLPGRLNIVVSRQTDLTLEGAEVFPSLDTAVERAEEWALAQGVDELMLIGGAQLYAQGLEQADRLYLTRVALSPEGDAWFPEFDLGQWTLVSNLENPAEGDKPAYNFEVWEKA; translated from the coding sequence ATAACCCCTGGCTCGGGGCTCTGGTATTCTCGTCGCCATGAAAAAACTCTCCCTTTAAGCCTGATCGCAGCCCTCGGTGAAAACCGCGTGATCGGCGTCGATAACAGCATGCCCTGGCATTTGCCGGGCGATTTCAAATATTTCAAGGCCACCACGCTTGGCAAGCCGATCATCATGGGGCGCAAGACCTGGGACTCCCTGGGCCGACCGTTGCCGGGGCGCTTGAACATCGTGGTCAGCCGTCAGACCGATCTGACGCTTGAAGGTGCGGAAGTTTTTCCGTCGCTGGATACAGCGGTAGAGCGCGCCGAAGAATGGGCGCTGGCGCAGGGCGTGGATGAGCTGATGCTGATCGGCGGCGCGCAGTTGTATGCGCAGGGGCTGGAGCAGGCGGATCGCCTGTATCTGACGCGAGTGGCGCTGAGCCCGGAAGGGGATGCTTGGTTTCCGGAGTTTGATCTGGGGCAGTGGACGCTGGTGTCGAACCTGGAGAACCCAGCCGAGGGTGACAAACCGGCGTACAACTTTGAGGTTTGGGAAAAAGCCTAA
- a CDS encoding LysR family transcriptional regulator, translating into MLSAELKAFFMVARLGSITQAAKKLGLSQPTVTTQIRNLESQYGVELFYRGGRRLTVSDEGARLLPMVKALLQQEADIEFFLRNSGQVQGALRIAATAPYYILDLVKAFRERLPQVEVSVEIGNSQQVLEALDDYRVDVAASSQLLEDPRLIRRVLGTDPLVLAVHRNHPLAKLDHVPLSALAGHTLLMREAGSTTRRLTEGMLQGANVSYGPLLEIGSRESIREAVLRNIGISIIARQEVPHDPQLRVLTIENAPQIPEYLYCLKERKGARLPAAFLGLAQEMSPL; encoded by the coding sequence GTGCTGAGTGCCGAGCTAAAGGCTTTTTTCATGGTTGCCCGCCTGGGCAGCATTACCCAGGCGGCGAAAAAACTCGGCCTGAGCCAGCCCACGGTCACCACCCAGATTCGCAACCTGGAAAGCCAATACGGCGTTGAACTGTTTTATCGCGGTGGCCGCCGCCTCACCGTCAGCGACGAAGGTGCGCGCCTGCTGCCGATGGTCAAGGCGCTGTTGCAGCAGGAAGCGGACATCGAGTTTTTCCTGCGTAACAGTGGTCAGGTCCAGGGCGCGCTGAGGATTGCCGCGACGGCGCCGTATTACATCCTCGACCTGGTCAAAGCCTTTCGCGAACGCCTGCCGCAGGTTGAGGTGTCGGTGGAGATTGGCAATTCCCAGCAGGTGCTCGAAGCGCTGGATGACTACCGCGTCGACGTGGCTGCATCCTCGCAGTTGCTGGAAGATCCCCGCCTGATCCGCCGCGTGCTGGGCACCGACCCGCTGGTGCTGGCGGTGCATCGCAACCATCCCCTGGCCAAGCTCGACCATGTGCCGCTCAGCGCGTTGGCTGGGCACACCTTGTTGATGCGTGAAGCGGGCTCGACCACGCGGCGGTTGACCGAGGGGATGCTGCAGGGCGCCAACGTGAGTTACGGGCCGCTGCTGGAGATCGGCAGCCGTGAATCGATCCGCGAGGCGGTGCTGCGCAATATCGGCATCAGCATCATTGCGCGCCAGGAAGTGCCCCATGACCCGCAGCTGCGCGTGTTGACCATCGAGAATGCGCCGCAGATTCCGGAGTATCTGTACTGCCTCAAGGAAAGAAAGGGTGCGCGCCTTCCGGCGGCGTTTCTGGGCTTGGCGCAAGAAATGTCACCCCTCTGA